The genomic stretch tggctgaagactggagggtgttgtgggcatattcagcccaaatgatataggtggccaaagacgtgggattactggccgccatacaccgcagggtggtctccagatcctgattaatccgttccgtttggccattagactctggatggaaccccgacgataggctggctgtggccccaataagcctgcagaaggcccccaaaaccgggacgagaattggggacctcggtcagagaccacgtccaggggaatgccaaatatccggaagacatggttcatgaggagctcagcagtctccttagccgagggcagcttgggcaggggaataaaccgggcagccttagagaaccggtcaacgatcactaggatgacggtgttgccctgggatggaggaagtcccgtaacaaagtccagagaaaggtgtgaccatggccttcgaggaataggtaagggatggagcagtccctggggtcgctggcgtgtcgactttccctggttgcacaccgggcaggcctcaacatagacctgcacgtccttcttgatggacggccaccaaaaccgccgtcggagaaattccagtgtgcgagcactgcctggatggcatgtcaagggcgactcatgaccccactgcaagacgcgggcccgaacagagagaggaacgtacaggcgaccggcaggaccaccgcctggatcgggctcatggacaagggcttctcgtacccctctttctagttcccactgaagaggtgcgacgatcctagacctcggaataatcgatgccaagggcttctcttgtacctcgggagaataggctcgagacagggcatccggcttgacgttcttggtgccaggtcggtaagacaggatgaactggaaactattaaagaaaagggaccatcgtgcttgccgagggttcatccgcttagcctgttggagatattccaggttcttgtggtctgtgagaacctggaacgggtgctgagccccctcaagccaatggcgccactcttccaaggccagttttactgcaagcaactctagatcccccacgtggtagttgcgctcggcctcagacaggcggcgagacatgaaggcacaagggtgtaatctcccatcctcacccctctgtgacaggacggctcccacccccacctctgaggcgtccacctccaccacgaaaggtctttctgggtcaggagtcaccagaatcagagcagacgtgaagcggcgcttgagatcctcgaaggcccctgctgcttccggaccccagtgaatcttggtccctcctcccttggtaagcgtcgtcaagggggctaccaccgagctgaaattcttgatgaacttccgatagaagttagaaaagccaatgaaccgttgaacctccttgaccgtggtaggtgtgggccagctgtggaccgcttcgaccttcttgggatccatctctaggtgcccaggagtgacaataaacccgagaaactgagtctgagaaacatgaaattcacacttctcaggtttaacgtagaggtgattgtcaaggagcctctggagaacccggctaacatgcccctcatgctccttcagtgacctcgagaagatgaggatatcgtccaggtacacgaagacgaacagattaagcatatcccggagaacatcattgatcagggcttggaatactgcggggggcattggtgagcccgaacggcatcacccgatattcatagtgccccgtgggcgtgttgaacgccgtcttccattcgtcaccttgccggatccgcacgagatggtaagcattgcggagatccagtttagtaaaaatggaagccccttgaagcagctcaaaagcagtggccatgagaggaagaggatatcgattccgaaccgtgatcttgttgagtccccggtaatcaatacaaggcctaagacccccgtccttcttttcaacaaaaagaagcccgccccagccggggaagtagaggcatggatgaggccggctgccaaggactccttaatgtaggtgtccatagctgcgtgctcgggggaggacaaggaaaagatccgacctctaggagggcagcacccagggagtagatcaatggcacagtcatacgtgcgatgaggcggtaaggaagtagcccgggccttgctgaacacagccttgaaccgatggtaaacactggggactagggagacgtcaacagactcttgaaactgggtactaggggctgagggactctgaagcatgcatgtgagttggcaagtgggaccccagcttagaatggtgccagtagaccagtcgatctggggattatgtctgcatagccaagggtgacccaggattataggatactcgggagagtcaatgagatagaaggtttcctcctgctggtgttgagagatggtaagtcgcagggactgagtcgcctctgtaacctttcctggttccagaggtctgccatctaaggctgtaactgcctggggatgaggaagtagttgggtagggatcttaagttccttagccaaggttacatccagggaaatcacctgcggcaccggaatcgatcatagcctggacccgatgctggtggccctcccaggacagagtggctggaatagccaggacagcgttagtaggaggagctctaattctccccatcacagccctcctgtagctgggcggggactggcgtttcccgaaagctcggggcaagtggagcggaagtggccggcaaccccgcagtagaggcaccgacgctccctcatgcgacgttccctttcgttgggagaaagcctggaacggcctaactgcatgctctccgggaatcCTGGACCAGTTccggagccggggaagctctgaatgacggagtccaaacaggagaaacagagctgctccgaggaacttgggactgagacacctggcggcgagccgttctccgctctcttagacgattgtccaggcggatggccaaggctatgagggactcgagatctccagctggttctcgggtggctaactcatcttgaaggggctcagataaccctccctgaaagcagaccctcagcgcttcatcattccatccgctccttgctgctatggtccgaaaatcaatggcgaaatctgccgtgcttcggggccctgacggagagacagtaggcgcttggaagcctcccgcccactgacaggatgatcgaacacccgcttgaactcttctacaaatgcagcgtgggagtcacaacaggcctcctgggactgccacaccgcagaggcccaggcgagcgccttgtctgaaagaagggtaatgatgtaggcaatcttggaacggtctgtgggaaaacttgagggttggagctcgaaggtgagggagcattgggtgaggaaaccctggcaagagcttggatccccagaaaagggcttgggaggtggtagtcggggctccgccaaccgagaaggcctgtcgtcactgggaggtgacctgggggaagggagagaggaccaaggaggcgttcaaagagctggtgaagggaactcatcatttcggccaggagttgagaatgtctagccatcagctcctcttgtcggctgagaacggcttcatggcgctggaaagaagcctcatgtcgagtgatcaccgccaacaggtcctgggaactgagtgtttctgggtccatgattgacttggttactCTGTCACAATGCTGGgcttgaactccggtctcagatgtggagagctgggggtaataccccttagccacagaggaggtgtagtaggacccaaatgaaacacccaaggcaatactccaggcaagtagatttaatgtaaaaacaaaggttccttgcacttcaaaaaatagtccaacaaaagttcttctcagaaagaggtatattaacaaaacaggaggcaaaacaaaataactccccgaggggagaaaaacaaactaaagataacttagaaaaccttacttggaaagacacggtggaacaaagcaggagacacatagccaggactcaataaccaagtgagaaacaaggggaaaacacacagctaaaatacacaaggggaaacaaggcacaggtgacctggatcaagctaattaggacacacgaggaagaactaaggcagaggggaacacagatgacctctagaggcccggagacaaacaggaggcaggaagctgacacttttagggtgcaaaaaacgttcacctgatgttacaagaacgttTCCAGAACACATTTCGTTTGTTCTTTAAACGTTCTCAGAATGGCTGTAcggagttgctggatattggtgggaactggaacatgcagtcgtacacgtcgatcaagagcatcccaaacatgctcaatgggtgacatgtctggtgagtatgcaggccatggaagaactgggacattttcagatccttgcaacatggggccatgtattattatgctgaaacatgaggtgatggcggcagatgaatggcaccacaacgggcctcaggatctcatgacggtatctctgtgcattcaaatggccatcgataaaatgcaattgtgttcgttgtccgtatcttatgcctgcccataccataaccccatcgcaaccatggggcactctgttcacaacgctgacataagcaaaccgcttgcccacatgaCGCTATACACGCTGTCTGCAATCTGCCCGgcacagttgaaaccaggattcatccatgaagagcacacttctccagcgtgcaagcggccatcgaaggtgagcattttcccattgaagtcggttacgaagccgaactgcagtcaggtcaagaccctggtgaggacgacgagcaggcagatgagcttccctgaggatatttctgacagtttgtgcagaaattcttcggttgtcagctgtctgggtggctggtctcagacgatcccgcaggtgaagaagccggatgtggaggtcctgggttggcgtggttacacatggtctgcggttgtgaggccggttggacgtactgccaaattctctaaaacgatgttggaggcggcttattgtagcgaaattctctggcaacagctttggtggacattcctgcagtcagcatgccaattgcaccctccttcaaaacatgagacatctgtggcattttgttgtgtgacaaaactgcacattttagagtggccttttattgtccacaagCTGCActtgtgtaataatcatgctgtttaatcagcttcttgatatgccatacctgtcaggtggatggattattttggcaaaggagacatACTCACTAAAtgagatgtaaacacatttgtgtccACAATTTAAGAGAAATAATTTTTGGTGCAGATggtacatttctgggatcttttatttcagctcatgaaacatgggaccaacactttacatattgcgtttatatttttgttcagtgagggaaaaaagtattcaatcccctgctgattttgtacgtttgcccactgtcaaagacatgatcagtgtataattttaatggtaggtttatttgaacagtgagagacagaataacaacaaaaaaatcaagaaaaacgcatgtcaaaaatgttataaattgatttgcattttaatgagggaaatatgtatttgacccctctgcaaaacatgacttagtacttggtggcaaaacccttgttggcaatcacagaggtcagacgtttcttgtagttggccaccaggtttgcacacatctcaggagggattttgtcccactcctctttgcagatcttctccaagtcattaaggtttcgaggctgacgtttggcaacttgaaccttcagctccctccacagattttctatgggattaaggtctggagactggctaggccactccaggaccgtaatgtgcttcttcttgagccactcctttgttgccttggccgtgtgttttgcgtcattgtcatgctggaatacccatccacgacccattttcaatgccctggctgagggaaagaggttctcacccaagatttgacggtacatggccccgtccatcgtccctttgatgcggtgaagttgtcctgtccccttagcagaaaaacacccccaaagcataatgtttcaacctccatgtttgacggtggggatggtgttcttggggtcataggcagcattcctcctcctccaaacatgttgagttgatgccaaagagcttgattttggtctcatctgaccacaacactttcaagcagttctcctctgaatcattcagatgttcattgacaaacttcagacgggcctgtatatatgctttcttgagcagggagaccttgcgggcgctgcaggatttcagtccttcacggcgtagtgtgttaccaattgttttcttggtgactatggtcccagctgccttgagatcattgacaagatcctcctgtgtagttctgggctgattcctcaccgttctcatgatcattgcaactccacgaggtgagatcttgcatggagccccaggccgagggagattgacagttcatttgtgtttcttccatttgcgaataatcgcaccaactgttgtcaccttctcaccaagctgcttggcgatggtcttgtagcccattccagccttgtccctgacatccttggagagctctttggtcttggccatggtggagagtttggaatctgattgattgattgatctgtggacaggtgtcttttatacaggtaacaagttgagattaggagcactccctttaagagtgtgctcctaatctcagctcgttacctgtaataaagacacctgggagccagaaatcttttgattgagagggggtcaaatacttacttccctcattaaaatgcaaatcaatttataacatttttgacatgcgtttttctggattttttttgttgttattctgtctctcactgttcaaataaacctaccattaaagtgatagactgatcatttctttgtcagtgggcaaacgtacaaaatcagcaggggatcaaatacaaaTTTTCCCTCGCTGTATAATCATCAGCatgactggacagtttttgtgttgtGAGAACATTTGCCACgacctaacgaatgttctgggaactttcacagaaccaattttggtttgctgggttgTCTGTTCTACACAATATAACTGAATGTACcatggttgtgttcagtaggcacgAAACAAATGAAAATGCTCCGAAATGAAGGAAAAAGGGGAGGTACTATTTGAACTTGTCCAGTAAGAAGCGTTTAtcttgtagctcaattggtagagcatggcgcttgtaacgccagggtagtgggttcaatccccgggaccacccatacgtaaaaatgtatgcacacatgactgtaagtcgctttggataaaagcgtctgctaaatggcatattattattattattattattattattattatatatattattattattattattgttatcatattattattattattataaatgttttgctacggtgtgtcctaatgaacacaacccagattCTCCTTCAACATCACCACTTGTTTTACTAGCTGCCGATAACTGGCGGGATACTCACATGCTAGACGATGCCAGATTGGTGTCTTCATGCTTCAACTTGCCATCAAGAGCTATGCCCTGCCTCTCCTGGTTGCAGACCAATAGGGGAGTGAGGGTATACACTTTCTTCAGGCTTGCACCAGCAGCAACAGCATCCCTAGACCAATGGGAGAGCCCGAGTTAGACATTTTGGGGTGATTTCCAGGttgtatgtacagtggcttgcgaaactattcacccccttggcatttttcctattttgttaccttacaacctggaattaaaatggatttttggggggtttgtatcatttgatttacacaacatgcataccactttgaagatgcaaaatattttttcttgtgaaacaaacaataaataagacaaaaaaacagaaaacttgagcgtgcataactattcaccccccccaacgtcaatactttgtagagccacctttcgcaaacaattacagctgcaagtctcttggggtatgtctctataagcttggcacatcaagccactgggatttttgctcattcttcaaggcaaaactgctccagctccttcaagtcggatgggttccgctggtgtacagcaatctttaagtcataccacagattctcaattggattgaggtctgggccattccaagacatttaaatgtttccccttaaaccactcgagtgttgctttagcagtatgcttagggtcattgtcctgctggaaggtgaacctccatcccagtctcaaatctctggaagactgaaacaggtttccctcaagaatttccctgtatttagcaccatccatcattccttcaattctgaccagtttcccagtccctgccaataaaaaacatccccacagcatgatgctgccaccaccatgcttcactgtggggatggtgttctcggggtgatgagaggtgttgggtttgcgccagacatagtgttttccttgatggccaaaaagctcaattttggtcttatcttaccagagtaccttcttctatatgtttggggagtctccaacatgccttttggcgaacaccaaacgtgtttgcttatttttttctttaagcaatggcttttttctggccactattccttaaagcccagctctgtggagtgtacggcttaaagtggtcctatggacagatactccaatctccgctgtggagctttgcagctccttcagggttgtctttgttctctttgttgcctctctgattaatgccctccttgcctggtccgtgagttttggtgggcggccctctcttggcaggtttgttgtggtgccatattctttccattttttaataatggatttaatggaactccgtgggatgttcaaagtttcggatatttttttataaaccaaccctgatctgtacttctccacaactttgtccctgacctgtttgtagagctccttggtcttcattgtgccgcttgcttggtggtgccccttgcttagtggtgttgcagactctggggcctttcagaacaggtgtatatatactgagatcatgtgacagatcatgtgacacttagaatgcacacaggtggactttatttaactaattatgtgacttctgtaggtaattggttgcaccagatcttatttaggggcttcatagcaaagggggtgaatacatatacatgcaccacttttccgttatttattttttagaatttttttaaacaagttattgttttcatttcacttcaccaatttggacaattttgtgtatgtccattacatgaaatccaaataaaaatccatttaaattacaggttgtaatgcaacaaaataggaaaaatgccaagggggatgaatagttttgcaagacactgtatgcAGTCACACTGTATAGCTGATTCTGATTATTACTGATGAACAAACAAAAGTTAAAATCTAATATCCATTGTGGTTTATTGCAGTTTAAACATGTATTCTCTCAAAGGCTGGATGCTTACCCAGATTCCTCTAAGGCCACTGCCCTCACGTAGCTGTCATTGGAATACAAGACCACAGTGGCCACCTGGTCCACTGAGAAATCAAAGATAGAGATAGAAAAACATCTCCAGTCACACTTTGAAGACTTGAACTTATAGGGCACGAGTAAGCCttcataacatttttacattttagcagacgctcttatccagagcgacttacagtactgagtgcatacattttcgtactttttcgtactggtcccccgtgtagaatcaaacccacaaccctggcgctgcaagtGCCATACTCtaacaactgagccacacaggacccatAAAGTATTTATAATGCCTACATACATGCTTCAAAAATCATTTAGCAATATAATAAGGGTGATATGATGGGTTCATACATCTGGTGCTTTGCAAATTGTGGGGTAATGCTTTTGCCAGTTTTGATATATTATAGAATAGATATCTTGTTCTTTCGCATATGTGTCAGTTTGTAAAGTTTGCTGCATGTGTTGGTCTTTCCTTACCGGAGACAATGATGTTCTTCACATTCTTGTTGGAGCTGTTTGTGATGTTGACACACACATTAATGGGCTCTCCATGGTAGTAGGTCTGCAAGGGAAGGAAATCATGTCAGAGAGGAGGGCTCCTTGTGGGGGCCATTTTGTAGTTGTGGTCATATGACCATATGGAACTATGTCTGAAAATATCCCAGGCTTTGTCCAAGGTCTATACATAACATTTATACAAGCAATGTTTGAAATGTTGGACCCCATTGAACAAACCCCAGCACATGCAAAAGCTGGGGTTGTgtgtatcaagcgtctcagagtaggagtgctgatctaggatcagtttttccttttagatcacaatgaataagataacaggacaggggggacctgatcctagataagCACTCCTACTCTTAATACATACGACCGCTGGTCCCACTTTTAACAaacactatatacagtgcattcctaaagtattcagacccctttgactttttccacattttgttacgttacagccttattctaaaattgattaaattgtttttttcctctcatcaatctacacacaatagcccataatgacaaagcaaaaactggtttttagaaatgtgtgcaaatgtaaaaacataatttaaaaaacatatgaaatatcacatttacataagtattcaggccttttactcagtactttgttgaagcacctttggcagcgattacagccttgagtgttcttgggtttgaccctacaagcttggcacaactgtatttggggagtttctcccattcttctctgcagatcctctcaagctctgtcaggttggatggggagcgttgctgcacagctattttcaggactctccaaagatgttctatcgagttcaagtccaggctctggctgagccactcaaggacattcagagacttgtcccgaagccactcctgcgttgtattggctgtgtgcttagggtcgttgtcctgttggaaggtgaaccttctccccagtctgagatcctgagcgctctggagccgcttttcatcaaggatctctctgtactttgctccgttcatcgttccctctatcatgactagtctcccagtccttgccgctgaaaaacatccccacagcatgatgctgccaccaccatgcttcaccgtagggatggtgccaggttgtGATGctaggcattcaggccaaagagttcaatctaggTTTTATCAGACCAAATCATCTTGTATCTCATGGtttgagtctttaggtgccttttggcaaactccaaagcgggctgtcatgtgccttttactgaggagtggcttccgtctggccagtctaccataaaggcctgattagtggaatgatgcagagatggttggccttcaggaagtttctcccatctccacagaggaactctggagctctgtcagagtgaccatcgggttcttggtcacctccctgaccaaggcccttctcccccaattgctcagtttggccgggcagcaagctataggaagagtcttggtggttccaaacttcttccatttaagaatgatcgaggccactgggttcttggggaccttcaatgctgcagaaatgttttggtacccttccccagttctgtgcctcgacacaatcctgtctcggagctctacggacaattctttcgacctcatggcttggtttttgctctgacatgcactgtcaactgtgggaccttatatagacaggtgtgtgcctttccaaatcatgtccaatcaattgaatttaccacaggtggactccaattaagttgtaaaaacatctcaaggatgatcagtggaaacaggatgcactggagttcaatttcgagtctcatagcaaagggtctgaatacttatgtaaataaggtttttcagttttttacttgtaatacatttacaaaacattctaaaaacaacattgtcattatggggtattgtgtgtagatttatgaggaaaaAACTATTATTtactcaattttagaataaggctgtaatgtaagaaCATTTGGGAAAAGGGaaaatgtctgaatactttccgaatgcagtgtagaTGCTTCACTAATCATTTATGAGCAAAGGCGTACAATCTAAGGCCAGTCATGTGTTGTTATCTCTAATGGTATCCTACCCACCTCCTTGTCAAGACTCGCCTCCAGGTGCAGGGGCTTGTCGGACATGACAAAGTCACGGGTGGTCTCCACAGAGGGGGCCGTCCCGCTCTTCTCCGGGGCATACTGCACCTTTCGAATCATCAGACGCACTGTACTCCtacagaggaaggagagaagggggaggggagatggggagaggaagggaggggagggatgagAAAGAACCATTGTTATGGAATAGGTTAGGTAGTTTAGACAGCACGCTACAGCTCACTACCACTTCAACACTCCATTCCCCAGATGCTGAGCCGGGTTGATAAGGAGACAGGTGCTGCCAATGATGTGATCGTCAGTGTCCCAGCTGGAAAAGCTGTGAGGCTGCTGGTTTTGTTTGGTGTCCATGAggccttttgtttgtttttgagtCTTTAGTTAGGGCATTCCTTTTGTATTTTTTCTTTTTCTACATATTTATGTTTTGTCACCATCTGAACAAATAATAATCTGTTTGGACTGGCCGACCAAGAGATCAAGAAGGAGCTGGCCCTGGGCCTAAAGTAAGATGGCTGTCTCCCTGGGCACAAGTGCATCCAACATGGTCCTCCAACGCTGATTTCTCACATAAATGCACACATTCATTCAAGTTACATACCATGTAACTATGCCTAGGACCCCTAAACAAAGCAAGTGCAACAACATCGGTAGGCTAGTTATTGGTTTTGTAACACCATCCATCAATGTTTGTTGTGATATAGAGCCACAACCGGCTATTTCTGTTAAAGCAGCTCTCCAGGGCCGATGGTGGAGACTTTGGGTTAGGATCGGTGGTTATTTGGGAAAGAGAAAACTCCACTGACCGTTTGCGGACTTTGGCCTCCTGGCTCTCCGCACTGAAGGCTTTGACCTCAAACTCCACAGCACAGTGCTACCAAGACAACAACAGAGCATGCTCACAATCTGAAATACATTATATGAGCTGTATACGTCAATCGTCACAATGTAACAATTCTCAGAATACAAAAATACATTATATGCATTTCAAATGTAATAAACAAATATCACATAATGGAATGAAGCAATATAAGAGACAACCAGGTCAAGGTTCACAACCCTTACCTTCCCAGAATCCTTAGGGCCAGGCTGCAAACCCACTGAACAAGGCAGGTTATCAGggaactgaaacacacacacaaagaaaaatGTAATTAGGGTGAACGAGAGGCGTTTGTGTTCATGTGTGGGCATAATGACGCGAGTAGGCCTATGtgagtgttgttgtttttcttgACATGTATAAGTGTTTTTAATTTGCAATGTGCATGTACAATAAAATGTTGGTGTCTCTTTAGGTCCTTGGCCCTCACCTCGAAAAAGAAAGGGAAAGCATTGTCTCCCAGTTTGCGCAGCAGTTTGCCCTGCATCTTGGTGTGTGTGGACTGCTCCTTGTCCTGCATGGGCGGATACACCTGGCGGTTGGCCATGTAGATCTCCTTACGGAAGGCAATTCCCATCACGTCCATATCTTCACGACCGTACCGGAACGTGCAGGACAGCTGGACGAACGCTAGGGGGAGTCAAAGATATATGGTTATTTTAACATGGTCATGGTTTGAGCCGTCA from Coregonus clupeaformis isolate EN_2021a chromosome 21, ASM2061545v1, whole genome shotgun sequence encodes the following:
- the saga gene encoding S-arrestin a isoform X1, which translates into the protein MSPKNVIFKKMAKDKSVGVYMAKRDFVDHVDSVDPVDGVILVDPEVLKGKKAFVQLSCTFRYGREDMDVMGIAFRKEIYMANRQVYPPMQDKEQSTHTKMQGKLLRKLGDNAFPFFFEFPDNLPCSVGLQPGPKDSGKHCAVEFEVKAFSAESQEAKVRKRSTVRLMIRKVQYAPEKSGTAPSVETTRDFVMSDKPLHLEASLDKETYYHGEPINVCVNITNSSNKNVKNIIVSVDQVATVVLYSNDSYVRAVALEESGDAVAAGASLKKVYTLTPLLVCNQERQGIALDGKLKHEDTNLASSSIVKEGVLKEVLGILVSYRVMVKLIIGGIMGSSEVGVELPLTLMHPKPDLVRESELEEEMVFEEFKRSYLKGMADDEEEGNVSTGDAAS
- the saga gene encoding S-arrestin a isoform X2, with translation MSPKNVIFKKMAKDKSVGVYMAKRDFVDHVDSVDPVDGVILVDPEVLKGKKAFVQLSCTFRYGREDMDVMGIAFRKEIYMANRQVYPPMQDKEQSTHTKMQGKLLRKLGDNAFPFFFEFPDNLPCSVGLQPGPKDSGKHCAVEFEVKAFSAESQEAKVRKRSTVRLMIRKVQYAPEKSGTAPSVETTRDFVMSDKPLHLEASLDKETYYHGEPINVCVNITNSSNKNVKNIIVSVDQVATVVLYSNDSYVRAVALEESGDAVAAGASLKKVYTLTPLLVCNQERQGIALDGKLKHEDTNLASSSIVKEGVLKEVLGILVSYRVMVKLIIGGEVGVELPLTLMHPKPDLVRESELEEEMVFEEFKRSYLKGMADDEEEGNVSTGDAAS